In Octopus bimaculoides isolate UCB-OBI-ISO-001 chromosome 5, ASM119413v2, whole genome shotgun sequence, a genomic segment contains:
- the LOC106879859 gene encoding alanine aminotransferase 2-like: protein MSKEENQKVLRMDTINPYLRAMEYAVRGPIVMRANEIELDLRKGNNSYPFEKIVKSNIGDCHATGQKPITFIRQLMALCLYPEYLMDDPNIPSDCKERANRILNDCRGKSVGSYSNSEGLRVIREDVASYIEARDGCSASLDDIIMTTGASDGIKIILNMLMTGEPGKKRAGVMIPVPQYPLYSATITEYNAYPIYYYLDEDNNWALNLKEVGAAYNNAKSHCQPRAICVINPGNPTGQVLTKENICDIIKFANQEKLFILADEVYQHNIYTDGVEFHSFKKVLTEMGPEYSNVELASFMSASKGYMGECGFRGGYCELTNIDPDAKKVILKSITARLCPPLMGQIAIAAVVNPPVKGEPSYDLFMEEKTFVLRQLQKKARLVTDMFKSIQGFTCNEVQGAMYCFPRIDIPEKAITQAKQRNMTPDSFYCYELLENTGICVIPGSGFGQRAGTHHFRITILPPEEEFNKTVIRFKEFHMNFLAKYH from the coding sequence ATGagtaaagaagaaaatcaaaaggTTTTGAGAATGGATACTATAAATCCTTACTTAAGAGCAATGGAATATGCTGTGAGGGGACCAATTGTGATGCGAGCTAACGAAATAGAATTAGATTTGCGAAAAGGAAACAACAGCTACCCATTTGAGAAAATCGTCAAATCCAACATAGGGGACTGTCATGCCACGGGACAAAAACCAATAACATTCATACGGCAATTAATGGCATTGTGTTTATATCCTGAATATCTTATGGACGATCCTAACATCCCGAGTGATTGTAAAGAACGGGCAAACCGAATTCTGAATGATTGTCGTGGAAAAAGTGTCGGATCTTACTCGAACAGCGAAGGGCTTCGAGTTATTCGAGAAGATGTAGCGAGTTATATCGAAGCTAGGGATGGTTGCTCGGCCTCTCTTGACGACATCATTATGACAACTGGTGCTAGTGAtggtataaaaattattttgaatatgttAATGACTGGAGAACCCGGGAAAAAGAGAGCAGGTGTCATGATACCAGTTCCTCAGTATCCTCTTtattcagcaacaataacagaataTAACGCGTATCCTATTTACTACTACCTCGATGAAGACAATAACTGGGCTTTGAACCTAAAAGAAGTTGGAGCTGCTTACAACAATGCAAAATCACACTGCCAGCCACGGGCCATTTGTGTAATTAACCCGGGAAATCCAACTGGTCAAGTATTAACTAAAGAAAACATTTGCGATATCATTAAATTTGCTAACCAGGAGAAATTGTTTATTTTAGCAGACGAAGTCTatcaacataatatatacacagatggaGTAGAGTTTCATTCATTCAAAAAAGTCCTCACAGAAATGGGTCCCGAATACAGCAATGTAGAGTTAGCTTCTTTCATGTCAGCATCAAAAGGATACATGGGAGAATGTGGCTTCCGAGGTGGCTACTGTGAATTAACTAACATTGACCCTGATGCGAAGAAAGTGATTTTGAAAAGCATCACAGCCCGTCTTTGTCCGCCTCTTATGGGTCAAATTGCCATCGCAGCGGTGGTTAACCCGCCTGTCAAAGGTGAACCTTCTTATGATCTTTTTATGGAAGAGAAAACTTTTGTACTCCGCCAGCTTCAGAAGAAAGCTCGCCTAGTCACCGACATGTTCAAATCCATCCAAGGTTTTACGTGCAACGAAGTACAAGGGGCAATGTATTGTTTTCCACGCATCGACATACCAGAGAAGGCCATAACTCAAGCAAAGCAGAGAAACATGACTCCAGACAGTTTCTATTGTTATGAACTGCTAGAAAACACTGGCATTTGTGTAATCCCTGGAAGTGGGTTTGGTCAACGCGCGGGTACACATCATTTTCGCATCACTATATTGCCACCCgaagaagaatttaataaaactgTCATCCGTTTTAAAGAATTCCATATGAATTTCTTAGCTAAATATCATTAA